Genomic window (Aquimarina sp. BL5):
CAGTCTAATACCAGATCTTCATCAAACTGGCTTCTTACTTTTAGTAATTCTCCGTGTAGATGAACTACGTTACTACTTCCGGCGCGTTCATGGAGATCATCTACATTTTGGGTAACAATGGTAACCTGATGCGTTTTCTCTAAAGCGACAAGAGCGTGATGTGCCGGATTAGGAACTACAGTGTGTAATTGACTTCGTCTTTTATTGTAAAAATCTAGTACCAGTGCCGGGTCATTGTTCCATCCGATAGGAGAGGCGACTTCCATAATATCGTGACCTTCCCATAGTCCGTCGGCATCCCTGAAAGTGTTAATTCCACTTTCTGCACTAATTCCAGCACCGGTAAGTACAACTACTTTTTTCATTTGTTTGTTTTTAATATTGAAATGTCAAAATGAATAATAGGTTATTTATTATTTTCTCTAAAACTATTTAAAATATTTTAATTGATAGTTGCGTTTTAAAATTAAATAACAGCATACTGCTTGTAAATCAAAAAAAGAAAGGAGGCTGTCTGAAAAGTATTGTATTCCTGTCAAACTGAGCCTGTCGAAGTTTTTAATGTCTTGATTCTCAAAATGTCTTCGACAGGCTCAGACTGACAATCCAGAATTTCTAATACTTTTCAGACACCCTCACTCCAGTCTTTAGTTGATCCTGAGCCAAGTCTAAGGACTGGAATAGTAAATTA
Coding sequences:
- a CDS encoding NAD-dependent deacylase, with the translated sequence MKKVVVLTGAGISAESGINTFRDADGLWEGHDIMEVASPIGWNNDPALVLDFYNKRRSQLHTVVPNPAHHALVALEKTHQVTIVTQNVDDLHERAGSSNVVHLHGELLKVRSQFDEDLVLDWKTNLNLGDLCEHNSQLRPHIVWFGEEVPMLDKAIKITEQADILIIIGTSMQVYPAASLVQFVSNDTPIYFIDPKPAISPKENLTIIAEKATVGVPKVVTELVDS